GTCTTCCCGAATCCCCTCTGCCCGGGTCGGCGCGGCCCCTGAGCCACCTGCCTTCAGGGTCTCGGCGCACCAGCGGAGGCAGTGCGGACAAGACAAGGGCCGCCTATGCCCGATCATCCACCACACATCCTGCAATGCGCTAAATAAACTCGACAACACGCAGAAACTTCACCGCGTTAGTTGACTTCTGGGTTCGCGGGTGGTTTAATCTGTATACAATACAGTTGAAGGGGTGGGGAAAGATGTTCAAGGGACTACAGGCGCGTATGATGTTGTTTGTCGGCATTCTGGTGGTGGTGTTGCTGGCGGGGAGCTTCTACTTCCTCTACGGCAATTCCGGGGAGATCCTGCAGGACACCATCTCCAAGAGTGCGCTGGAAAAGGCGGAAGGCGGGGCAAAGACCGTAACGGAGTGGCTGACGGGTATCCGGACACAGGTGGAGGATCTCTCATTGGTCCCCGCCGTGACAAGCATGGAGTGGCAACAGCAGGAGCCCATCCTCGCCCGGATCGCCCAGCGGCACGACTACATCCTGGGCATATGGGCCTCAGGTACGGACGGGAAGTACACCTACACCGCCGGGGTCGGCGAAGAGGCGGCCACCGGCGACATCTCCTCCCGGGCCTACTTCAAGAAGGCCATGCGGACCGGGGAGAGCGTGGTCTCCCAGACCATCATCGACCAGGTGACCGGCAAGGCCATCGTCTGCATCGGCACGCCGCTCCGACGGGACGGGGAGGTAGTGGGGTTCCTCTGCGCCGATGTGACGCTGGCCGGGCTCCAGCAGCTGGCCAGGGAGATGCACCTCTTCGGTTTCGGTTACGGCTGGATCATCGACAACGAGCAGTACACCCTCGCCCACCCGCAGGACGATCTGCTGGGCAACAGACGTGTTCTCGACGAGGGCAACCAGGCGCTGCGGGAAATCGCACGGAAAATGGCCAATGGGGAGGAGGGCGTGCAGCGCTACCGCTTCCAGGGCGATGAAAAGATCCTGGCCTACGCTCCGGTCGAGCTGACCGGCTGATCTGTGGCCGTCGCCACGGAGAACAAGGACTTCATGGCCCCCCTGGGCAAGCTCCGCATCGGGAGCATGATCATCGCCGCCGTCGCCATTCTGATCGGCCTGGCCGCGGCCTTCTTCGTGGCCCGCAGCATCGCCACACCGATCAAGCTCGCCACCACACACGCACAGACCCTGGCCACCGGCGACCTGACCAACGATGTCCCCCAGGGCTTCCTCAAGCGGGGTGACGAGGTGGGCGACCTGACCCGGGCCTTCGACACACTGACCAGGAACCTCCGTGAGCTGGTGACCAAACTGAAGGACAACGCCGGCCGCCTGGGGAGCGCCGCCGAGAACCTGGCCTCCCTGGCGGAGGAGGAAAACGCCTCCATGGAGGAGATCCGCAGCTCCATCTCCGAGGTAAGCAGTCTGGCGGAGAACAACTCCGCCGCCGTGGAGGAGAGCAACGCCGGTGTGGAAGAGGTCAGCAGCGGCGCCCAGAACGCCGCCAGGTCGGCCTCCGAAGGCGCCCAGGCAGGCAACAAAACCCTGGAAGGGGCGCAGGCCTCCTCCCGGAGTGTGGACGAGACCATCGGACATATCGAAGAGGCGGGGAAGAAGGCCAAGGACGCCGAGGGGCGCATCCAGGAACTGGCCGGATCGGTGGAATCCATCAGCAACTTCGTGGGCGCCATCACCAACATCGCCGACCAGACCAACCTGCTGGCGCTGAACGCCGCCATCGAGGCCGCCCGGGCCGGCGAACAGGGACGGGGCTTCGCCGTGGTGGCCGAGGAGGTCCGCAAGCTCGCCGAGGAATCCGGCAAGGCCGCCGGCGAGATCTCCGAACTCATCGAGGGTCTCCAGCAGAACGCCAAGGCCTCCAGGGACGTCACCGGCGAGGCGGGGAAACTCATGGAACAGACCATCGACGCCTCCCACAGGACCAAGGACCAGCTCAAGGAGATGGTGGAACAGGTCCAGCAGGTGGTGGATTCCCTGAACAATATCGCCTCGGTCTCCCAGGAACAGGCCGCATCAAGTGAAGAGATGGCCAGCTCCATGGACACCCTGGCCCAGTCCACCCAGCAGCTCTCCGAGCTGGCCGGCGGTGTGAACACCTCCTCCGACGAGGTGGCCCAGGCCGCCGAGGGCGTCGCCAATGAGGCCCAGACCCTCACCCAGGCCGCCGAGGAGCTCGGCAGGATGCTGGAACGGTTCACGATCGACGAACAGAGCCGGGGGCTCCAGCCCGTCGCCTCAGACAAAGGGCAACGCCGTGCATAACGCTCAGGCGGCTGCCCCGAAGGCTCCGACCTGGTACACTGAGAGGACCGTCGACAAGCTGCACATGCAAGGAGGGAAGGCTCTATGGAAGAACAGTATGTGGTCTTTCGGATCGGAAGTGAGTACTATGGTCTGGGGATCAACGATGTCTGGGAGATCGTCCGCTGGCAGAAGACCACCAGCCTCCCCGGAGCGATGCCCTGCGTAGACGGCATCATCAATCTGCGGGGCAATGTGATCTCCGTGGTGAACCTCGCCCAGCGTCTGGGGATGCAGGAGGACGAATCCCTCGGCGAGGAGCAGCGGAAGCTGGTGGTGGTCAACCTCGGCGGCCGCGTCTTCGCCGTCAAGGTGGACGAGGTGGACGAGATCCTGCGGGTCACCGAGGACGAGGTCAGCGACACCTCGCTGCAGGAGGAGAGCATCAGCGAGGAGTTCATCAAGGGCATCTACAAAGGAGACGAGAAGCTGGTGGTGCTGCTGCAGCTGGACAACCTCTTCTCGGAGCAGGAGAAGGCCGCCCTCACCAAGCTGGGGGGCGAAAACAGCGCCGCGGAGACAGCCGCGGCCCCGTAACGACGCCGCGCAGGCCTTCGGGCCGGCAGGGGAAACGCTGCGGGTCCGGCCTTCGGCTGCTCCGCCAACCGCTGCCGTCGCCGCATTGGTACGCCCCATCCGGTAGGCCGGCAGGCCCGGAAATGATATACTGTCACCTGTCACTCTCCCCAGCCGGCGGCCGGGTTCCACGGCTGCCGGCTGGAACCCTCCCGGCGCCGGCCGGAGCGAAAACCCAGGGAGAACGCAGACAGGGAGGAACCATAGATATATGCCCTATGAAGAATACGCCGGTCTTTCCGATCCAGTGCTGGTTATCGCCACCGACTTCACCGTGCTCTACGTCAACCCCTCCTGGGAAGCGCTGACGGGTTTCGACCGCCGCGAGGTGCAGGGAGCCACGCCTCCCTATCCCTGGCGGATCGACGGATCCGGACCGGCAACGGCGGAGGATATCGAGCAGGAGATCCTCCAGTGCGAATGGCAGGCCGAAGTCCCCATCCGCCGCAAGGACGGGACCCAACTGTGGATACGCATCCTCCCCGCCCTGATCAGGGAAGAGGGCCGCTCCCCCTATGTCGTCTCCCGATGGCGGGACATCACCCCCGAGAAGAGCACGGAACAGAACCTGCTCGCCAAGGCCTGGGAGATGCAGCGGCTCCTGGACACGGCGGATGCCCAGCTCTTCTCCCTCCGCGACAGCCGGCACTACGGCTTTGCCAACAAGGAGCACGCCGCATTTCTGGGGCGCTCACCGGAAGAACTCCAGGGCAGGGACCTCTACGATATCTTTCTCCCCAGGGAAGCGGACGTCTGTGTCGCCGGCAACCGCCAGGTGATGGAGACAGGCCGCCCCCTGTGGAGCGACGAGTGGGTCACCAACGGAAAGGGCGAGCGCCGCCTGCTCTCTGTACGCAAATCACCGGGCTTCGACAGCAACGGGAACGTGGCCTACCTGGTCTGCGCGGCCGCGGATGTGACCGAGCAGAGGTTGTCCTGGCAGGAGGAACTGCGGCACCGCGAGGAAGCCCTGGAGAGCATGGCCAATTACGATCAGCTCACAGGCCTGCCCAACGGACGCTCCTTCGCCCAGACCCTCCAGCGCCTCTCCCGCCGGGTGGGACAGGGCAACGGCCACGATGCGCTCTTCGCGATCGACATCGACAACATCAAAACCATCAACAGCGCTCTGGGCCACGACCTGGGCGACCGGCTGATCAAGGCCATCGCCTACCGGCTGCAGGATGCGGTGCGGGAAGGCGACACCCTGGCCAGGATCGGCGGAGACAACTTCATGCTCCTGGCCCGGAATCTGGCCAGCGCCCAGGATGCCGAAGAGATGGGGACCCGTCTCTGTGAAGCGGTGTCCCGCAGCCCCTTCACCATAGGCGACCAGAGTCTCCATCAGCAGATCAGCGTGGGCTACAGCGTCTCCCCCGACGACACCGCCTCCCTCCCGGAACTGGAGCGGCGGGCCCACACGGCGCTTCTGGAAGCCAAGGGGAAACCCGATACGGTCCACCTCCACCGCTACACCACCGTCCAGGACACCGTCACCTCGCGCTTCTCCCTGGAACAGGACCTCTACAAGGCGCTCCAGGAGCGGGAATTCGCCCTGCACTACCAGCCCCATGTGGATCTGGACAGCTGCCGGGTGATCGGCGCGGAGGCTCTGCTGCGCTGGCAGCACCCCAAGTACGGCTTCATCCCTCCGGATCATTTTATCCCCATTCTGGAGGAGACGGGGCACATCAACACCGTAGGCGCACGGGTGCTGCAGAGTGCCTGCCGGCAGATCCGGCAGTGGCAGAACCAGCAGAACCCCCGTCTGCTGGTCACCATCAACAGCTCTGTCCAGGAGCTCTACAACCCCCAGTTCGTCCCCACCCTCACCGCAGCCCTGGAAGAGTGCGGCGCCCTCTCCTCCTCTCTCGGCGTGGAGATCACCGAGACCATCGCCATGCACGACCTGGAGAGCGTCAAGAAGGTGCTCGCACAGCTGAAGGAGCTCGGCGTGACCATCCTGATCGACGATTTCGGCACCGGCTATTCCTCGCTCAATATCCTGCACAGAATCCCCGCCGACATCGTGAAGATCGACCGATCCTTCATCAGCACCCTTGAGGAGGACGCGAACAGCCGCACCATGGTGCGCGCCCTCCTGGGCATGTGCCGCCAGCTGGGCAAGAAGTCCCTCGCCGAGGGCATCGAGACGCCGGGGCAGCTCCAGATGCTCCGGGACTACGGCTGTCACTACGGCCAGGGCTACTACTTCGCCAAACCCGCCCCGGCGGCAGAGCTGTTCACCCCCGAGCGGGTGCGGCAGGGATTCTGCCCCTGACAGGCGTCTGCCGAAGAGACACGCCACACACCGCGGTACCGCCGGATACATTCATAGTCGCCGCCCCCCTGTCCCGCAGTGGGCGATCCCAGGCATTCCCCGACCAACGACCGCCATAGTGCCCCCTCTCGGTACCTGAAATTGAGACTCTACACCCTGTTGCGTCCGCTTCCCGTTGGAGTAGGATGTGAGACCTGAGGTGTTCCGGGATCGGTGTATCATGGAATGCCCTATACAAGATAAAGGAGGCGTCCCAATGGCTTTCTCGGACAACGCCCTGACCATACTCAAAAAACGCTACCTGCGGGAGGACGAGACACCGGAGGAGATGCTGCGGCGCACCGCTTCGGCCGTGGCGTCGTCGGAACCGGAGGAACAGCGCGCCCACTGGGAGGAGCGCTTCTATCAGCTTATGGAGCGGCTGGAGTTCCTCCCCAACTCCCCCACACTGATGAACGCCGGCAAGCCTGACGGCCAGCTGGCGGCCTGTTTCGTCCTGCCTGTGGACGACAGCATGGAATCCATCTTCTCCACGCTGAAACAGACGGCGCTGATCCACAAATCCGGCGGCGGCACGGGCTTCAACTTCTCATCCCTCCGCCCGGCAGGCGACCTGGTGAGCACCACCAACGGCGTGGCCTCGGGGCCGGTCTCCTTCATGGGCATGTTCGACCTCTCCACGGATGTGGTGAAACAGGGCGGCACCCGCCGGGGCGCCAACATGGGCATCCTCAACTGCGACCACCCGGACATCCTGGACTTCATCCGGGCCAAGACAGAGGAGGGCCGCCTGCGCAACTTCAACATCTCCGTAGGGATCACCGACGCCTTCATGGAGGCCGCCCGGGACAACCAGCCCTGGGATCTGGTCAACCCGCGCACCGGCGTGGTCGCCGAAACCGTGAACGCCCGGGAGCTCTTCGAGACCCTGGTCCACGCCGCCTGGGCCACCGGCGACCCCGGCCTCATCTTTCTGGACCGCCTGGAGGAGGGCAACCCCACACCACATGTGGGCACCATCGACGCCACCAACCCCTGCGTCACGGGGGATACCTTCGTGCTGACCGACCAGGGGCCGAAGACCGTCAGAGAGTGCCTGGGAACACAGCAGAGGCTCATTGTCAACGGGACGCCCTGCGACACCACGGAGGCAGGCTTTTTCGCCACCGGCACCAAGCCGGTGATGCGTCTCCGCACCAGGGAGGGCTACAGCCTGCGCGCCACGGAGGACCACCCGGTCCAGCGGGTAACCGAAACAACACGCACCAACATCCGGGTGGAGTGGGCCGGCGCAGGTGAGCTGAAGCCCGGAGACAGGGTGATGCTCCACAACCACCGCGGGCTCCCACCACGCTGGGAGGGCCTCTACGGTGACAGCGAGGGCTATCTTCTGGGTCTGCTCACCGGCGACGGCACGCTGAAAAACGACAAGGCGCTGCTCTCGGTATGGACGGAAGAGGCGCAGGCGGCAGGCGGCGAATGCTATCCCGCCGATGTGGCAGGTATCATGGAAACGGCGGCGACAGGGGCCCGGCAACTCCCCCACAGGAGCGACTTCGCCGGGTGGTGGAGGGTGGAGGGACGAAGCGGATACCGCCTCTCCCTCTCGGCACTGAAAGAGATCGCCCTCTCCCTTGGGATGACACCGGGGAACAAGACCATCACCCCGTACCTGGAAACGGCCACATCTTCGGCGTTTGCCGCAGGCTTCCTGCGGGGTTTTTTCGACGCCGACGCATCGGTGCAGGGCACCCGGCAGAAGGGGATCTCCATCCGGCTCGCCCAGAGTGACCTGCCGCGGCTTGAAGCCGTGCAGCGGATGCTCGCCCGCTTCGGTGTCATCAGCACCATCTACAGAGACAGGCGCCACGCCGGCACGGCCAGCCTGCCCGACGGCAGGGGAGGCTCCGCCGACTACACGATCAGCGCACAGCACGAACTGGAGATTGCAGGCGACAACATCCCTGTCTTCGCGGAGCGGATCGGCTTCAGCGACACCGTCAGGGAACGGCGGCTTTCCGACGCCATGAACGCCTACCGCCATACGCCCAACCGCGAGCGCTTCACCGCCACCGTTGCATCGGTCACCCCCGACGGCACCGAGGAGGTCTACGACGTCCAGGTGCCCGGGGCGAACGCCTTTGACGCCAACGGCCTGGTGGTGCACAACTGCGGCGAACAACCGCTGCTGCCCTATGAGGCCTGCAACCTGGGCTCCGTCAACCTTTCGCTGATGGTGGAAAATGGGGAGATCCTCTGGGACAGGCTGGCGGAGACCGTGGATGTCTCGGTGCGCTTCCTGGACGACGTGATCGACGTCAACCGCTATCCTCTGGACGAGATCCGCAATCTGGCCCTGGGCAACCGCAAGATCGGTCTGGGTGTCATGGGCTGGGCGGAGATGCTCTTCAAGCTGCGCATCCCCTACAACTCCACGGAGGCCACCGATCTGGCCCGGGAGCTGATGGCCTTTTTCAACACCAAAGCCCACGAAGCCGGCGTCCGCCTTGCCGAGGAGCGCGGCCCCTACCCGAACTGCCGGGGGGAACGGCGGCGCAACGCCACGGTCACCACCATCGCCCCCACCGGGACCATCTCGCTCATCGCCGAGTGTTCCTCGGGCATCGAACCGGTCTTCGCCCTGCACCACACCCGCAAGGCCTTCGGCACCGACGAGCTCACCTACGTGAACGGCACCCTCAAAGAGGAGCTGGACAAACAGGGCGTGGACGACCTGGCGGAGCTGCCTGAAGCGATGCAGCGGGTCTTCGTGACGGCCCACGATATCGAACCGGAGTGGCATGTGCGCATGCAGGCCGCCTTCCAGGAGCATGTGGACAACGCCGTCTCCAAGACCATCAATCTCCCCCATACAGCCACCCGGGAGGATGTGGAGGGCGCCTACCTGCTCTCCTTCCGGCTCCGCTGCAAGGGCATCACCGTCTACCGCGACAGCTGCAAGAGCGAGCAGGTGCTCTACACCCCGAAGAGGAACGCCCCCGGGGAAGGGGAAGAAGGAACGGCGCGGCACCCCCGGCAGCGACCGCAGCTGCTCACGGGAAAGACCATCAAGATGCCCACCTCCTTCGGCAACCTCTACCTGACGGTCAACGAGATCGACGGCTCGCCCTTCGAGCTCTTCGCCACACTGGGAAAGAGCGGCAAGGACACCCAGGCCCACACGGAGGCGCTGGGCCGGCTGATCTCCCTCTCCCTCCGGAGCGGCGTGGCCATGCAGGAGATCATCGACCAGCTGCGGGGCATCGGCGGCAGCCAGCCCGTCTGGGACGAGGAGGGCGTGATCCTCTCGCTGCCCGACGCCATCGCCAGAGGGCTGGAACGGGCCACCGGCTCGGTCTCCCATGTGCCGGCGGCGGACATGTGCCCCTCCTGCGGCGCACTGCTGGTACGCGAGGAAGGCTGCGTGAAGTGCCCCAGCTGCGGCTATTCCAAGTGCTGACCTCGTCACCGGCGGGGCACGCGACGCCTCCGACGCTCAGGACAGA
The nucleotide sequence above comes from Synergistales bacterium. Encoded proteins:
- a CDS encoding cache domain-containing protein; its protein translation is MMLFVGILVVVLLAGSFYFLYGNSGEILQDTISKSALEKAEGGAKTVTEWLTGIRTQVEDLSLVPAVTSMEWQQQEPILARIAQRHDYILGIWASGTDGKYTYTAGVGEEAATGDISSRAYFKKAMRTGESVVSQTIIDQVTGKAIVCIGTPLRRDGEVVGFLCADVTLAGLQQLAREMHLFGFGYGWIIDNEQYTLAHPQDDLLGNRRVLDEGNQALREIARKMANGEEGVQRYRFQGDEKILAYAPVELTG
- a CDS encoding methyl-accepting chemotaxis protein, which translates into the protein MAVATENKDFMAPLGKLRIGSMIIAAVAILIGLAAAFFVARSIATPIKLATTHAQTLATGDLTNDVPQGFLKRGDEVGDLTRAFDTLTRNLRELVTKLKDNAGRLGSAAENLASLAEEENASMEEIRSSISEVSSLAENNSAAVEESNAGVEEVSSGAQNAARSASEGAQAGNKTLEGAQASSRSVDETIGHIEEAGKKAKDAEGRIQELAGSVESISNFVGAITNIADQTNLLALNAAIEAARAGEQGRGFAVVAEEVRKLAEESGKAAGEISELIEGLQQNAKASRDVTGEAGKLMEQTIDASHRTKDQLKEMVEQVQQVVDSLNNIASVSQEQAASSEEMASSMDTLAQSTQQLSELAGGVNTSSDEVAQAAEGVANEAQTLTQAAEELGRMLERFTIDEQSRGLQPVASDKGQRRA
- a CDS encoding chemotaxis protein CheW; the encoded protein is MEEQYVVFRIGSEYYGLGINDVWEIVRWQKTTSLPGAMPCVDGIINLRGNVISVVNLAQRLGMQEDESLGEEQRKLVVVNLGGRVFAVKVDEVDEILRVTEDEVSDTSLQEESISEEFIKGIYKGDEKLVVLLQLDNLFSEQEKAALTKLGGENSAAETAAAP
- a CDS encoding EAL domain-containing protein → MPYEEYAGLSDPVLVIATDFTVLYVNPSWEALTGFDRREVQGATPPYPWRIDGSGPATAEDIEQEILQCEWQAEVPIRRKDGTQLWIRILPALIREEGRSPYVVSRWRDITPEKSTEQNLLAKAWEMQRLLDTADAQLFSLRDSRHYGFANKEHAAFLGRSPEELQGRDLYDIFLPREADVCVAGNRQVMETGRPLWSDEWVTNGKGERRLLSVRKSPGFDSNGNVAYLVCAAADVTEQRLSWQEELRHREEALESMANYDQLTGLPNGRSFAQTLQRLSRRVGQGNGHDALFAIDIDNIKTINSALGHDLGDRLIKAIAYRLQDAVREGDTLARIGGDNFMLLARNLASAQDAEEMGTRLCEAVSRSPFTIGDQSLHQQISVGYSVSPDDTASLPELERRAHTALLEAKGKPDTVHLHRYTTVQDTVTSRFSLEQDLYKALQEREFALHYQPHVDLDSCRVIGAEALLRWQHPKYGFIPPDHFIPILEETGHINTVGARVLQSACRQIRQWQNQQNPRLLVTINSSVQELYNPQFVPTLTAALEECGALSSSLGVEITETIAMHDLESVKKVLAQLKELGVTILIDDFGTGYSSLNILHRIPADIVKIDRSFISTLEEDANSRTMVRALLGMCRQLGKKSLAEGIETPGQLQMLRDYGCHYGQGYYFAKPAPAAELFTPERVRQGFCP
- a CDS encoding ribonucleoside reductase class II, which produces MECPIQDKGGVPMAFSDNALTILKKRYLREDETPEEMLRRTASAVASSEPEEQRAHWEERFYQLMERLEFLPNSPTLMNAGKPDGQLAACFVLPVDDSMESIFSTLKQTALIHKSGGGTGFNFSSLRPAGDLVSTTNGVASGPVSFMGMFDLSTDVVKQGGTRRGANMGILNCDHPDILDFIRAKTEEGRLRNFNISVGITDAFMEAARDNQPWDLVNPRTGVVAETVNARELFETLVHAAWATGDPGLIFLDRLEEGNPTPHVGTIDATNPCVTGDTFVLTDQGPKTVRECLGTQQRLIVNGTPCDTTEAGFFATGTKPVMRLRTREGYSLRATEDHPVQRVTETTRTNIRVEWAGAGELKPGDRVMLHNHRGLPPRWEGLYGDSEGYLLGLLTGDGTLKNDKALLSVWTEEAQAAGGECYPADVAGIMETAATGARQLPHRSDFAGWWRVEGRSGYRLSLSALKEIALSLGMTPGNKTITPYLETATSSAFAAGFLRGFFDADASVQGTRQKGISIRLAQSDLPRLEAVQRMLARFGVISTIYRDRRHAGTASLPDGRGGSADYTISAQHELEIAGDNIPVFAERIGFSDTVRERRLSDAMNAYRHTPNRERFTATVASVTPDGTEEVYDVQVPGANAFDANGLVVHNCGEQPLLPYEACNLGSVNLSLMVENGEILWDRLAETVDVSVRFLDDVIDVNRYPLDEIRNLALGNRKIGLGVMGWAEMLFKLRIPYNSTEATDLARELMAFFNTKAHEAGVRLAEERGPYPNCRGERRRNATVTTIAPTGTISLIAECSSGIEPVFALHHTRKAFGTDELTYVNGTLKEELDKQGVDDLAELPEAMQRVFVTAHDIEPEWHVRMQAAFQEHVDNAVSKTINLPHTATREDVEGAYLLSFRLRCKGITVYRDSCKSEQVLYTPKRNAPGEGEEGTARHPRQRPQLLTGKTIKMPTSFGNLYLTVNEIDGSPFELFATLGKSGKDTQAHTEALGRLISLSLRSGVAMQEIIDQLRGIGGSQPVWDEEGVILSLPDAIARGLERATGSVSHVPAADMCPSCGALLVREEGCVKCPSCGYSKC